The Candidatus Neomarinimicrobiota bacterium region TGCCGCATCATTATCATTTTTAATGTTTTCTGTATCAATCCATTCTATCATGATTCGAGCATCATTTTCAACTCCCGAATGAATAAATGCCTCCAACACACTTTTATAGGCATCGGGCAATGCATTGTATTTCCCACACATTGCAATTTTGACTTCGTGTTTCGGGTTTTTGTATCTTGAAATAAATAATTCTAATTCTTCAATAACAGGGGTGCGATCTAACTCAAGCCTTTCTGTAATAAATTCGCCCACTTTTTGTTTTTCAAAAACTAATGGCACTTCGTAAATACTTTCTACTTCCTTTCCTTCAATTACATGACTTGCTGGAACATTACAAAAAAGAGCAATTTTATCGCGGATACTTTTTGTTAATTTATAATCTGAGCGACATAATATCATATCTGGCGCCAATCCAATTTCGCGAAGTTTCATGACCGAATGTTGGGTGGGTTTAGTTTTCAACTCCTCGCTCGCTTTAACATACGGCACAAGAGTTACATGAACAATTAAGTGATTGCGGTAACCGACTTTTACAGACATTTGGCGAATAGCTTCCATAAATGGAAGACTCTCAATATCACCAACGGTACCTCCAACTTCACAAATTACAACATCATATTTTTTTGGTGTATTCACCGCAAGAATTCTTTGCTTTATTTCGTCCGTGATATGGGGAATGACCTGTACCGTTTCACCTAAATAATCTCCAGATCGCTCCCGGTCTAGAACTGTGTGGTACACCTGACCGGCAGTAGCATTGTTATTCTTACTCATATCAACATCAATAAATCGTTCATAATGACCGAGATCTAAATCAGTTTCTGAACCATCATCCAGTACAAATACTTCTCCATGTTGATAAGGGTTCATTGTCCCCGGGTCCACATTCAAATATGGATCCAGTTTAAGAATAGTCACTCTAAGACCAGCGCTTTTTAAAAGATATCCGATGGATGAAGCAGCAATGCCTTTTCCTAAACCAGAGATGACACCTCCAACAACAAAAATATATTTTACAGGTTTAGCCATTGAATTCAAATTCTAATAAATCTTCTTCAGTATCAATCCCATAGTGAGGGTAATCGGTAATTATTGTATGAATGTTAATACCATTTTCCAAAGCTCTCAGTTGTTCTAACCTATGAATTTTTTCAGATTCAGTGGGTGGTAATTGGATAAACTGATTTAAACAATTTTTTGTAAATCCGTACAATCCAATGTGTCGAAAGTAACCTGCAGAACCCCAATTGCTGGATTCTCGTGTAAATGAGACTGCAATTTGATTTTCATCCAAAAGAGTCTTCACGACATTCGGATTTAGGACATCATTCGCTGTTAAAACTGTAGAAACTACTGTCACCATAGAAATGTTGGACTCAGACAGTTTTTCAACCATAGCATCCAAAATCTCAGGCTTCAATCCCGGTTCATCTGCCTGAATATTGATGATAAAATCGGCATTATTTTCTGACAATACCTCCCCAACTCGGTCTGTCCCCGATGTATGATCTTCTGATGTCATGACTGTTTTTAATTTATAGGATTTAAGCGCGTCTTGGGTTTCTTTATTGTCGATTGCAATTAAAATTTTATCCAATTTTTCTGATTTTTCAGCTTGTTCTGCAACAATAGCAACCATCGGTTTCCCTTGAATGGGGGCAAGAATTTTTCGAGGAAAACGTGTAGAATTCAGACGAGCCGGTATTACGCCAATGGTAGTCACTTGGACGACCCTTTTTCAGTTTTTTGGATGACGGGCGGAACTGCAACATGCCCATGTTTTGATTTTGGTGCAAGGCTCAAAACAGTTTCCTGATCTAAAGACTTCTCCGGTTTATCTTCCCGAGTGTTATTTGCAAGATCAAGCACATGGCTTAGTGGCCCTACTCCGTCAGTATCTAGTTCGTTTAATTGATCCATATAATTCAAGATTTTATTAAATTGTTCCGTAAATAAAGGGACCTCGTCATTTCGAAGAGCTAGCCGTGCAAGCTCAGCAATTTTTAAGACGTCTTCCTCTGTGACTTTTTGCGAATTTGACATTAAATGGGAACCGTTACAAGAGGTGAAGTTAGGCTAAGACCCGTTCTCGTATCAAGCGAAAGGATTGACGAATTTAGAATAGAAGTTTATCCTTTTTCTGTAATAAATAATCCATAGCAGCTTCGTGTGAATTTTCAATTTCACCATTCAAGATAGCAGATTCAATCTCCTTTTTAATTTTTCCAACCACTTTGCCTTCCTTTAAGTCACAGATTTTCATAATCTCTTCCCCGCGTACCGGTGACTGAAATGCTTTCATGGCGTCTCTTTCTTGGACATTCCGCATTCGCTCTTCTACGCGCTCGAAATTCCCCATATATTTTTCTACCAATTTGGGGTTTTGGCTAGTGATATCCGCCCGACAAAGTTTCATTAAATCATCAATTTCCTCTCCCGCTGCTACCATCAACCGACGTACAGCTGAGTCCGTCACATTTTTTTGAGCAAGTGCAATGGGTCTAAGATGAAGTCGAGTTAATTTTTGAAGATAATCTTTTAAATGATTAGAAAGTTTCATCCGTCTTGCCATTTTGTCAACCATTCGTGCACCAATTTCATCGTGGCCATGGAATGTATATCCTTTATTCTTAACCAATCTGCGAGTCCTCGGTTTTGCAATGTCGTGAACCAGCGCAGCAAATCTCAATTCCGGTTTTTCAGAAAGAGCCGCTGCGTTATCTACAACCTGAAGAGTATGCGTATAAATATCCTTGTGATGCCATTTGCTAGTTTGCTCAAGACCTACCATTATATCAATTTCGGGAAAAACAAATTTCAGTAAACCTGCAGATTGCAAAATTCGCAAGCCAATGCTAGGTATTGGCGATGCAAGAACCTTCATTAACTCAGTCGTAATTCTTTCTTGAGAAACAATAGAAATTCGTTCTGATTGTTTTGCCATCGCTTTCAAACATTTGTCATCCAATTCAAAATTCAGTTCCGAGGAAAAATATGCTGCCCTCATCATTCTCAATGGATCATCAGAAAAAGTTTCATCCGGGCTTAAGGGTGTTACCAGCCTCTTTGACTGTAAATCCACAATTCCCTGAAATGGGTCGATTAATTCACCAAAATTAGTTGGCATTAAATTTATTGCCATTGCGTTGACAGTAAAATCTCTGCGTCTGAGATCTGTTTGGATATCAGCTGGTTCTATTTTGTGTGGATTGCGAGAATCCTTTTCATACGCCTCTGTCCGTCCACCTGTAACTTCAATCGGATAGGGATTACTGGGAATATGTGCTGTATCGAATTTTTCAAATGTGACTACTTTATTAATCCCAAGTTTTTTGGCAATGAGGTTTGCCATTTTTATTCCGTCACCTGTCACCATCAAATCAAATTCCTTTACAGGCCTTCCCAAGAATAAATCACGCACATAGCCGCCAACCACGTATATATCCATTCCGGATTTTTCTCCGAGCTTCCCCAATAACTCAAGAATTTCAGTAGCTTCTTTATTTTTCTTGATTAGATCAGTTAGATTTGCCATGCTAAAAATTACACGTAAGTTTTCAAAATTTGAATGATTGTTGCCCCGATCCAACTTTTGTATTTTCCAGTGAAATGAAAACGCAAATCAAACCAATCCGGATATTAATCGCATCCTTTTTGTTTTCTGTTACATTAGCCCAATTTGGGAAGATAAGTGTAACACTGAACGACAAGCTTTTGCGGGGAAATGAACGTCAAGAAATAACATCACTTGCAGTTGAGATTCAAAGATTTTTTCAACTTTCTGTATGGGATGATGATTGGAAAAATCTCAATATTCCCTTGAATATCCAACTAATTTTTGAAGGTGCTGTTTCTAAAGGATCACAAAATACCTTCCTTATTCAGGCGTTATTTTTTACCAATACAGACCAGAGATTTTTTGACAGTTCGGTTCAATTTTATTATAATTCCGGTGGAACCATTTTTTATGATCCCGTCCAATTTGATCCTTTAGGAGGTTTTCTTGCTTTTTATGCACATCTCATTCTCGCAGGAGAAATGGACACATATGAACCTTTACGAGGAACTCCACATATAGAAAAAGCTAGGACCATCGCATTAAGAGGCGTTGGGTCGGATTATTCGAATGGTTGGGCATCGCGAACGAAAATGATTAATGATATTACCTCAAACTCTGCTTTTCGTGAAGGAAAATTCAGTTACTATTATGGGATGGAACTGTTCAAATTAGGAGAAACAGAACAGGCTCTTGAAGAGTTCCAAACCATGATGAAAAATTTTGAACTGGTCTATGAACGTTTCCCTAGAGCTAGAACGCAATACTTCATAAAAGCACATGTCGAAGAGTTAACAACAACTCTAACCACCCTTCAACAATACCCAATCCTGATAAGATTAAGCGAAATGGATTCTGGAAGCGCTTCGGTGTTGCTTAGGAATATGGTAAAAGAAACTAAGAATTAAACAGAAAAATTTTGACTTTCTGCCGTGTTGAGCCAATCGCTTAGGCTCTGGGCATTTTTATCTTTGTCAGATAATACCGGATTGTCAATCGGCCATTCTATACCAATTTCCGGATCGTTCCACAGAATACCTCCTTCGCCGGCAGCATTATATTCTCCGGTACATTTATACTGAATTTCTGTTATTTCACTTAAAGAACAAAATCCTCTGGCAAATCCAGCTGGTGCATAAATTTGCACTTTATTTTCTTCATTTACTTCACGCCCAACCCATTCACCCAAGGTTGGCGAGCCATGCCGGATATCCACCGCAACAAGAAATGCACAACCACGTGTTACTCGCATGAGTTTTCCCATGGGTGGATTCCACTGGAAATGAATACCTCTAATAACATGCTTCGAAGAACGTGAATGGTTATCTTGTACAAATTCCTTTTTAATTCCAAAATCATTAAAGACCGATTTCTTAAAAGCCTCCATAAAAAATCCGCGATCATCTGCTAATACATTTGGCTGCAGGACAATTAATCCATCTATGGGTGTTGTTTCAACCTTCATCATATTCAATTATTTAAATAATTTTTCAAATACTCTTATATTATAATAATTATCTGAATCAAAATCAAATCCCTCAGGAAAATTTTCTGCAAGTTCAGATAAAACAGATTCGATAGAACCCTTAAACGTTGCACCTAAAACATTTTGGGCCTTTTGGGTGGTTACCTTATAATTCCGGAAATCTTCGATACTTTTAATATCCATATCAATTTTCATTCCAAATTTTTGTGACAGAGTTTCCCAAATCCTATCAGCAACTTGACCCACGGTAAAATTTCCTGATGCAACATTAAACACACCACTAATTTGGGAATCGGCCTGAATAGAACGAATGTAAACCATCACTGCATCTTCAATCGCAAGAATCGGCCTCCAAATAGAAGGATTGTTGACTGTTATTTTTTTCTTTGTCATTGCCGTCATATACATTGTGTTAATAATAAGATCAAATCTCATTCGCGGGCTGTATCCGGAGACTGTACCTTGGCGAAGGCAGATAACAGAAAAAGAATCATCCTGAAGGTGAAGCGCGCCAAACTCTCCCTGTAGTTTTGAAATTCCATACGGATACGAACATGTGACGGGATCTGTTTCGCCGTACAATTGATCGGCAGCATAACCATACACTGAGCATGAATCAGCATATATGTAGCGTTTTACACCAGCCTCCTTTGCTATGTAGGCGAGGTAACCCGGGGCAGCTGCATTGGAAATAAAATTTGTGGACGGCGAAAATTCAGCCATCGGGTCATTTGACACTCCACCCAAAAATATGACTTGATCAAACCCTTCTAAATCTTTTGCGGTCAGATCAAAAATATCCTTTTCAATTAAATTCACTCCTTCTGGTAAATGGTTCCCAAACCACATCAAATCAGCAACAGTAACATCGTAATGATGAACCAATAAATCCGGGGCCAACCTCGATCCTATATATCCTGCACCTCCAGCAACAAAAATTTTCATGAATCCGAATCCTTATTTTTTATGGTTTTTAATCGATCTAAATTTAATGACGTATCAAACGGCACCTTAAAAGAAACATCATCCCGCATTAATTCCCCTACATCTGTTTTTCCAAGCTTAATAGCAAGATTCTTTACTGTTTTTCGTTCGGTGCCAACGTGAATTGTCCCGGTTAAATCTTCTCTGAAAGCAACATCCAAAATCATGGGAGTTATCACCTTGACTGAATCCCGTGAAGTAAATTGATCAATAAAAGCTTTGTCATGCGGAAAAACTTGCTCGCAAAATGAAGTACGGATGATGAGGGATTTAGCATACATCTTAACCGAACATTCTCCGCCAAGTTTTGACCATGCATACAGGTTTTGTGGATTTAAAGCATCATCTTCAGAATAATTCCCACGATCTCCTGAAAATACGTAATCAGTTGAAAGATATACCAATCGTAAATCATGTTTTGAACAAACTCGCACGATATTTGCAGTACCGATAATATTTGCAGAGATTGCTCTCATCGGTTCTTCCTCAGCTTTAGGAGGCGATGTAAAAGCTGCAGCGTGGATTAACGTGGTACATTCTGATTTAGAAATCCATTCATCCATCGCACCATAATTTTCTACATCAAATTGATCATGCGGCGGTGCTTGAATTTCCGGTACCTGATTTTTTATCTCAGTACCTAAAAGTCCACTTCCGCCAGTGAGGATAATATTTCGGAAATCTATTGCCATACGTCATTGAAAGTTAATTTATGGCGTAGAAAATAATCAATCGCTAAACTTCGATGAAGCATAAGATGGTCCAGTGAACCATCGTCTACTTTTCGAAGCGACTGAACATCATTACGCTTAGTTCTGATTATTGGAAACTTTTTTATCAGCCATTTATGTGCCTCTAAGACAGCTGTAGTTTTCTCAAAATCAAATGTTAAAATGGCTTTAATTACAACCAAATAATCCAATAAAAATCGAAAAGGAAGCAAATATGCCAGCCGTTTTTTTGAGTAATTTTTCATCATCATAAATACGCTATTCCGGTGATTCCAATACACTTTCATAAAGCTGTCCGGTTTAATTGTTCCACCGGCATAATGGTATATCATCGAATCGGTTCGAATTCGAAGCCGGTACCCACCCAGTAGCATTCTCCAGCAAAGGTCAATTTCTTCCATGTGATGAACAAAGTCATCATCCAAACCGCCGATTTCATCAAGAACACTTTTCCGAATTGCTATCGAGGCGCCGGAAGCCCAAAATAAATCTCTGTTCTCATCATATTGACCATTATCTTTTTCGATAGTGTAAAAAACGCGACCCCGAAGAAATGGAAATCCGTAAATATCCATGAATCCTCCAGAAGCGCCGGCATACTCAAATTCATCTCTGTTGATCATATGCCTTATTTTGGGTTGAACGGCAGCAATTATTTCATCGGATTGAAATTCCTCAATAATTGGCTCAAGCCAACCAGGTGTGACTTCAACATCATTATTCAATAACAAAACATACTCACCGGAAGCATGTTTAATGCCTAAATTATTTCCAGCACTATATCCGATGTTCCCACCTGCTTCTATAATTTTAACTTTCTGATAATTCTTTCTTACAAAACGGACACTTTCATCATCAGACGCATTATCCACCATCAACAATTCAACATTAGAATAGGTCGTTTTGTAGAGCGAATCAAAACAGGTCTTCAGAAAACGAAGCCCATTATAATTCAGGACAATGATTGAAATGTGGGGAATTTTTTCCACGATTAATACCAAAAGGGTTTAACCCTTCTTAGTGAAATTATAATCAGCTATTCTCAATTTGTTTTCGGATTTCATCAAGCAAAGATTTGGCTGATTTATCTTGAGGATATTCCAATAGCCACTCTTCAAGCAAAGCTGTTGCATCATCATATTGTTTAAGTTCTTGGTAATTTTTGGCTAAAAATGTTACAACAGTCGGATAGTAAGATTGCCAATTTTTCCACTTTCTTTCCAAACCCTTGTCCGATGAATATCCTCGTAATCTCAATGCTCTTAAATCGGTGTGGAGGTTAGAAAATACTCCCGCACTTTTCTTATAATTTTTCAAAACTGTCATGTATGTTCGTCCATACTCGATCCTATCCTCAACCGTCAAATCGTTTCGATCTAAGAGCATTCCTAAAATAGAATCAAGTTGGGCACTTTCTCCAACTTCACCAAGAATTCGGGCCATTTGATAATGCAATTCTTTGGATTCCATCGGAATGGTATTTTCAGGGATATTTTCACTCATTTCATTGATAATTTTAACTACCTTATTCTTGGATTCTTCAATTTTTTCAGGATTTGAATTTTTCTTCCCACTCAGTTTTCTTGAATTAAAATAATGATGCGCCGCTAATTGCATATAAGCACTTCTGTAATTCTGCATCAATCGAATGACTTGTTTATTATAGTAAATATCATTGTTTCCCATATTTCTGAAAAGATAGGAATCACTTGGACCTCGAGACCAAATTCCGCCTTCTGCATCCTGCCAATCTTTGTTTGAAAACCCTCCATCCCAAATTTGACGGCTTACATCAGAAACTAGCAAATCCTCCATTCGATCTGCATTAATTGGATCTTGCGGATAGTTTACTTCATGGCTTTGAACTCTATAAACTAGGCCTTCCATTTCAAGGAACTTCTCAAGTCCAACGCGATTGCTTGCAGGAACTGTGACCGCAAAATATACAGGATATTTCCATTTAGAATCGTTTAAAATTCTTAAAATCATGAGATCTTGAACACGCAAAGCTATATTAGCATAGGTGGGTTTTACTTCCCATTCAATGTATCCTTTTTCATTCTCAATATCCTTTGGAACCATTATTCTGACATTCTTTTTCTCCCATCGGGTGAGACCGGTTGAAATTTTAGATATTTGACCATCAGAAATGTCTAAAAAACTTTCCAATTCCCTTTCTTTCCCCTCAAGAGTTGCAGTCCTGCGCAAATCTCTAAGCTGCTTGATATACCACCCGGTATTCAATAAGCTCAGATTTGCAACGGTAACATCTGTCCGTACTTTTTCTACTTCCTGAAGGTACCACAATGGAAAAGTATCGTTGTCTCCATTGGTAAAAAGGATTCCATTTGGCTCACAGGATTGCAAAAGATTATAAGAGTAATCCCAGGCAACATAATTCCCGGCTCTGTTATGACTTTGAAAATTTGCCACGGTCATCACTCCCGGCATCAGAAAAATGAATGCCATCATAGTCCCTGCCGAAAGTCGGAACGACAATTCTTTATTCTTAATTTTCTTTTCAATTAATTCTGAAACCGCAGCAACGCCTGCGCCAATCCAAATAGAAAATGCAAGAAAACTGCCCACATAAGAATAATCCCTTTCCCGAGGTTGCGGATTATCTTGATTGATATAAATAATAATCGCCAAACCGGTCATCAAAAATAATGTTAACACTGTAAAGGCTTGCTCAGGATCACGTTTAAAATGATATATCATTCCCCAAATTCCTAAAACCAAAGCAAAAGGAAATCCAAATTGAAGCCAATCTACGCCATCTTCTCGAGCATTTGCTCCTATCTCAGAAACTTGAACACCGTGACCATCATTTGGACCTCGGCCCGCAAACTGCCATAAAAAATACCTCCAGTACATTTTATTTACTTGATAATTCCAAAAATAACCCCATTGCTTTTCCAGATCATGAAATTTGTATTTTCTTTCCTGTCTGGAAGAGAAATCTCTGCGAATTGGCCTACCGCGATTATCGCGCACAATTACATCCGGATTTCCAACAATCTCAGTTTTGGGTTTCATTTTAGGATATCGTCTTGGGAACTGGAAAAAGGCTCCATACTGTTTCCGTTCGAGATAAGCAATAGCTCGCTCAACCGTTTCCGGATTATTTTCATCAATGTTTGGATTCTGACCCGAGCGAACAAAAATTACGATATAGCTGGAGTATCCAATTAGAATGAGGAAAATCGACGTAATACATAAAGACATTAGCTGATGCCTTTTCAAAATAGACCAAATCATGAGTCCTGTAAGAAATATAAATGATATGGCTACCCCTATAAGTCCAATTACGCTGGCAAGTTGCGGAAGTCCTTTAATAATTCCATTATGGATTACCACAAAAATAACTCCCGTAACACCTACCATTATCATGAAGGTTTTCCATTGAAATTCCATTTTCCGGTAATAAAAAATCAGACTAATAAACGGAAGAGCTAACAGATTCAATAAATGTATTCCGGTTGCCATGCCAATCATGTAGGCGATAATCAAAATGTAACGTTCATGCCCGGACTCATCAGCTCGCTCAGCCCAATGAAGAATCAACCAAACTACGATTGCTGTAAAAAAAGTACTTAGAGAATATACTTCTGCTTCCACAGCATTGAACCAATGGCTGTCCGAAACTGCAAACGCCATTGCTCCAATAAAGGCACTACCGAAAACGACTAAAGCATCTGTTTTGTTTTGGACAGATCCTCGCCAATGTGTGATAAATTTTACGGTAATTAAATAAAGCAGCATCACAGCAAGAGCACTAAAAAATGGAGACATTAAATTCATACGATAGGCAATATCTGCATTGATTGGAATCATCGTAAAAATTCTTCCTAGTAGCAGAAACATTGGACTGCCGGGAGGATGGGGAACACCCATGGTATAAGATGTGGCAATAAATTCACCACAGTCCCAATAGCTCACCGTTGGCGCCATCGTAAAAAAGTAAACACCAAAAGACAATCCAAGAGCAAGGATTGCAATCAGCCTATTGAGTCTAAGGTAGGGTGTAGAAATCATTTGTCCGACTTTTCTTTTTTCTTAGAGTTTTTTCCACTTTCATCATTCTTTTTCTCACTATCATCTTTTGCTGATTCTGATTCAGTTTCATCGTCATCTTTGGATTCTGCATCGGACTTATTATCACCTTCCGTGTTAGCCATATCCTCTTCTATTGGTTCACTCTTCTTGTTTTTTTCATCAATAAAATTGAGCTTTAGTTCGCTGACACTGTGAGAAAGGAACTGGATTTCCCACTCAGACAAATTACCGGTCATCTTTTTTTGTAGCATGTCTAACAAATCAATATAAAAACTGGCTTGTTCTAAATTGTGTTCCAATGCATCTGAAACAGGGTTTTTAACCTTACCCATAGATATCCATGCGCTCTGGGTAAACGTGCTGACCAAATGCACAAATAGCGGGTCTTGTGTATTATTTTCTGTTGTACTCATTCTTATTCCATTTTTATGTTG contains the following coding sequences:
- a CDS encoding CTP synthase, producing the protein MAKPVKYIFVVGGVISGLGKGIAASSIGYLLKSAGLRVTILKLDPYLNVDPGTMNPYQHGEVFVLDDGSETDLDLGHYERFIDVDMSKNNNATAGQVYHTVLDRERSGDYLGETVQVIPHITDEIKQRILAVNTPKKYDVVICEVGGTVGDIESLPFMEAIRQMSVKVGYRNHLIVHVTLVPYVKASEELKTKPTQHSVMKLREIGLAPDMILCRSDYKLTKSIRDKIALFCNVPASHVIEGKEVESIYEVPLVFEKQKVGEFITERLELDRTPVIEELELFISRYKNPKHEVKIAMCGKYNALPDAYKSVLEAFIHSGVENDARIMIEWIDTENIKNDNDAAKVFKEINGILLLPGFGSRGSAGKIRSCKYARENDIPFLGICLGLQCAVIDFARHVCGLEKANSTEFNKSTPTPVIDLMESQKAIRRKGGTMRLGAYDCEIKSGTKAYDAYSKKKISERHRHRWEVNNRYRTKLENAGMIFSGLNTELNLVEMIELQNHPWFVASQFHPELKSRVNKAHPLFRDFVAASVKHKNRIS
- the kdsB gene encoding 3-deoxy-manno-octulosonate cytidylyltransferase is translated as MTTIGVIPARLNSTRFPRKILAPIQGKPMVAIVAEQAEKSEKLDKILIAIDNKETQDALKSYKLKTVMTSEDHTSGTDRVGEVLSENNADFIINIQADEPGLKPEILDAMVEKLSESNISMVTVVSTVLTANDVLNPNVVKTLLDENQIAVSFTRESSNWGSAGYFRHIGLYGFTKNCLNQFIQLPPTESEKIHRLEQLRALENGINIHTIITDYPHYGIDTEEDLLEFEFNG
- the gatC gene encoding Asp-tRNA(Asn)/Glu-tRNA(Gln) amidotransferase subunit GatC, whose translation is MSNSQKVTEEDVLKIAELARLALRNDEVPLFTEQFNKILNYMDQLNELDTDGVGPLSHVLDLANNTREDKPEKSLDQETVLSLAPKSKHGHVAVPPVIQKTEKGSSK
- a CDS encoding HD domain-containing protein codes for the protein MANLTDLIKKNKEATEILELLGKLGEKSGMDIYVVGGYVRDLFLGRPVKEFDLMVTGDGIKMANLIAKKLGINKVVTFEKFDTAHIPSNPYPIEVTGGRTEAYEKDSRNPHKIEPADIQTDLRRRDFTVNAMAINLMPTNFGELIDPFQGIVDLQSKRLVTPLSPDETFSDDPLRMMRAAYFSSELNFELDDKCLKAMAKQSERISIVSQERITTELMKVLASPIPSIGLRILQSAGLLKFVFPEIDIMVGLEQTSKWHHKDIYTHTLQVVDNAAALSEKPELRFAALVHDIAKPRTRRLVKNKGYTFHGHDEIGARMVDKMARRMKLSNHLKDYLQKLTRLHLRPIALAQKNVTDSAVRRLMVAAGEEIDDLMKLCRADITSQNPKLVEKYMGNFERVEERMRNVQERDAMKAFQSPVRGEEIMKICDLKEGKVVGKIKKEIESAILNGEIENSHEAAMDYLLQKKDKLLF
- a CDS encoding DUF4835 family protein, encoding MKTQIKPIRILIASFLFSVTLAQFGKISVTLNDKLLRGNERQEITSLAVEIQRFFQLSVWDDDWKNLNIPLNIQLIFEGAVSKGSQNTFLIQALFFTNTDQRFFDSSVQFYYNSGGTIFYDPVQFDPLGGFLAFYAHLILAGEMDTYEPLRGTPHIEKARTIALRGVGSDYSNGWASRTKMINDITSNSAFREGKFSYYYGMELFKLGETEQALEEFQTMMKNFELVYERFPRARTQYFIKAHVEELTTTLTTLQQYPILIRLSEMDSGSASVLLRNMVKETKN
- the rfbC gene encoding dTDP-4-dehydrorhamnose 3,5-epimerase; this encodes MKVETTPIDGLIVLQPNVLADDRGFFMEAFKKSVFNDFGIKKEFVQDNHSRSSKHVIRGIHFQWNPPMGKLMRVTRGCAFLVAVDIRHGSPTLGEWVGREVNEENKVQIYAPAGFARGFCSLSEITEIQYKCTGEYNAAGEGGILWNDPEIGIEWPIDNPVLSDKDKNAQSLSDWLNTAESQNFSV
- a CDS encoding SDR family oxidoreductase; translation: MKIFVAGGAGYIGSRLAPDLLVHHYDVTVADLMWFGNHLPEGVNLIEKDIFDLTAKDLEGFDQVIFLGGVSNDPMAEFSPSTNFISNAAAPGYLAYIAKEAGVKRYIYADSCSVYGYAADQLYGETDPVTCSYPYGISKLQGEFGALHLQDDSFSVICLRQGTVSGYSPRMRFDLIINTMYMTAMTKKKITVNNPSIWRPILAIEDAVMVYIRSIQADSQISGVFNVASGNFTVGQVADRIWETLSQKFGMKIDMDIKSIEDFRNYKVTTQKAQNVLGATFKGSIESVLSELAENFPEGFDFDSDNYYNIRVFEKLFK
- a CDS encoding sugar nucleotide-binding protein, coding for MAIDFRNIILTGGSGLLGTEIKNQVPEIQAPPHDQFDVENYGAMDEWISKSECTTLIHAAAFTSPPKAEEEPMRAISANIIGTANIVRVCSKHDLRLVYLSTDYVFSGDRGNYSEDDALNPQNLYAWSKLGGECSVKMYAKSLIIRTSFCEQVFPHDKAFIDQFTSRDSVKVITPMILDVAFREDLTGTIHVGTERKTVKNLAIKLGKTDVGELMRDDVSFKVPFDTSLNLDRLKTIKNKDSDS
- a CDS encoding glycosyltransferase family 2 protein, with amino-acid sequence MEKIPHISIIVLNYNGLRFLKTCFDSLYKTTYSNVELLMVDNASDDESVRFVRKNYQKVKIIEAGGNIGYSAGNNLGIKHASGEYVLLLNNDVEVTPGWLEPIIEEFQSDEIIAAVQPKIRHMINRDEFEYAGASGGFMDIYGFPFLRGRVFYTIEKDNGQYDENRDLFWASGASIAIRKSVLDEIGGLDDDFVHHMEEIDLCWRMLLGGYRLRIRTDSMIYHYAGGTIKPDSFMKVYWNHRNSVFMMMKNYSKKRLAYLLPFRFLLDYLVVIKAILTFDFEKTTAVLEAHKWLIKKFPIIRTKRNDVQSLRKVDDGSLDHLMLHRSLAIDYFLRHKLTFNDVWQ
- a CDS encoding DUF2723 domain-containing protein, with protein sequence MISTPYLRLNRLIAILALGLSFGVYFFTMAPTVSYWDCGEFIATSYTMGVPHPPGSPMFLLLGRIFTMIPINADIAYRMNLMSPFFSALAVMLLYLITVKFITHWRGSVQNKTDALVVFGSAFIGAMAFAVSDSHWFNAVEAEVYSLSTFFTAIVVWLILHWAERADESGHERYILIIAYMIGMATGIHLLNLLALPFISLIFYYRKMEFQWKTFMIMVGVTGVIFVVIHNGIIKGLPQLASVIGLIGVAISFIFLTGLMIWSILKRHQLMSLCITSIFLILIGYSSYIVIFVRSGQNPNIDENNPETVERAIAYLERKQYGAFFQFPRRYPKMKPKTEIVGNPDVIVRDNRGRPIRRDFSSRQERKYKFHDLEKQWGYFWNYQVNKMYWRYFLWQFAGRGPNDGHGVQVSEIGANAREDGVDWLQFGFPFALVLGIWGMIYHFKRDPEQAFTVLTLFLMTGLAIIIYINQDNPQPRERDYSYVGSFLAFSIWIGAGVAAVSELIEKKIKNKELSFRLSAGTMMAFIFLMPGVMTVANFQSHNRAGNYVAWDYSYNLLQSCEPNGILFTNGDNDTFPLWYLQEVEKVRTDVTVANLSLLNTGWYIKQLRDLRRTATLEGKERELESFLDISDGQISKISTGLTRWEKKNVRIMVPKDIENEKGYIEWEVKPTYANIALRVQDLMILRILNDSKWKYPVYFAVTVPASNRVGLEKFLEMEGLVYRVQSHEVNYPQDPINADRMEDLLVSDVSRQIWDGGFSNKDWQDAEGGIWSRGPSDSYLFRNMGNNDIYYNKQVIRLMQNYRSAYMQLAAHHYFNSRKLSGKKNSNPEKIEESKNKVVKIINEMSENIPENTIPMESKELHYQMARILGEVGESAQLDSILGMLLDRNDLTVEDRIEYGRTYMTVLKNYKKSAGVFSNLHTDLRALRLRGYSSDKGLERKWKNWQSYYPTVVTFLAKNYQELKQYDDATALLEEWLLEYPQDKSAKSLLDEIRKQIENS
- a CDS encoding DUF1844 domain-containing protein, yielding MSTTENNTQDPLFVHLVSTFTQSAWISMGKVKNPVSDALEHNLEQASFYIDLLDMLQKKMTGNLSEWEIQFLSHSVSELKLNFIDEKNKKSEPIEEDMANTEGDNKSDAESKDDDETESESAKDDSEKKNDESGKNSKKKEKSDK